The following are encoded in a window of Gramella sp. MT6 genomic DNA:
- a CDS encoding adenylate/guanylate cyclase domain-containing protein — translation MRLRPKIRVQLFLVLGITLFWIASGAFMAFYKCVNYIPSTNEFVFMVPNQLSFFRFLLINIIGPAVGGFIGGSILVFYLSENLRRKSYWYYMLINFLFFIGFILLLNTLVPYIFYYREEIANAEEPLKRALDLLIFSPYAVRNVVTWLIIAWITIQGLNIYEKYTPSTLISMFLGRFHRPNEVDRIFMFLDLSNSTTIAERLGHIKFFNLLKDFFSDMTDPILNSQGEIYQYVGDEIVIYWPVKRSVIKHMQPIACFFRIEKSIQERSEYYINEYGLVPLFKAAIHKGHVVVGEMGAIKREIVFSGDILNTTSRLMEQCSIFKQKLIISNEMLELIPEEKKSKYSLLHLGELALRGKLSKCHLYGVDLKDE, via the coding sequence ATGCGTTTACGTCCGAAAATAAGGGTTCAGCTTTTCTTGGTTCTTGGTATTACCCTTTTCTGGATTGCAAGTGGTGCCTTTATGGCTTTCTATAAATGCGTGAACTATATACCCTCTACGAACGAATTTGTCTTCATGGTTCCAAACCAGTTAAGTTTTTTTCGGTTTCTTCTGATCAATATAATAGGACCAGCCGTTGGTGGATTTATAGGAGGAAGTATCCTGGTATTTTACCTGAGCGAAAATCTCAGGAGAAAGAGCTACTGGTATTACATGCTCATAAACTTTCTTTTTTTCATCGGTTTCATTTTGCTCCTCAACACCTTAGTGCCATATATTTTCTACTACAGGGAAGAAATCGCGAATGCTGAAGAACCTTTGAAAAGAGCTCTGGACCTATTAATATTTAGCCCATATGCAGTTAGAAATGTTGTGACCTGGTTAATTATCGCCTGGATCACTATCCAAGGATTAAATATTTATGAAAAATATACTCCTTCCACACTAATTTCTATGTTTCTTGGCCGTTTCCACAGGCCAAATGAGGTAGACAGAATTTTCATGTTCCTGGACCTTTCTAACTCCACAACCATTGCAGAGCGCTTGGGACATATCAAGTTCTTTAATCTCCTAAAAGATTTCTTTAGTGATATGACAGATCCAATTTTGAACTCACAAGGCGAAATTTATCAATATGTGGGAGATGAGATCGTAATTTACTGGCCGGTTAAAAGATCTGTGATAAAACATATGCAACCCATAGCATGTTTTTTCAGAATCGAAAAAAGCATTCAGGAAAGAAGCGAATATTATATTAATGAATATGGCCTGGTTCCTTTATTTAAAGCAGCCATTCACAAAGGGCATGTGGTAGTTGGAGAAATGGGGGCAATTAAAAGGGAGATCGTTTTTTCCGGAGATATATTGAATACTACCTCAAGACTAATGGAACAATGCTCTATTTTCAAACAAAAGCTTATTATTTCAAATGAAATGCTGGAACTAATTCCAGAAGAAAAGAAATCTAAATATAGCCTTCTTCATTTAGGAGAGTTAGCCTTGAGAGGAAAATTAAGTAAATGTCACCTCTATGGCGTTGATCTAAAAGACGAGTAA
- a CDS encoding DUF1206 domain-containing protein: MSNKKENFARFGMAAKGAVYSLIGVLTALAAFGQGGQQTGSKGALQYVAQQSYGQILLIILGIGLLGYVFWRMYQVFANPKGLEDNAKGYAKRVAYFISGLIYGGFAFYSFKLAFGSSSGGSGSMMGSLMSGSNGDTIAIIIGLGMAIKAIYDLYRAYSNKFREEVEEAGLDQKEQKLLINAGKFGHTARGVVIGLMAYLTLKSGLASGNKISTQTDAFSYIQNEFGSIVLGIVALGFVGYGVYMFIKAKHPAISVASLR; this comes from the coding sequence ATGAGTAATAAAAAAGAGAATTTTGCACGCTTTGGTATGGCTGCGAAAGGAGCCGTCTATTCTTTAATTGGAGTTTTAACGGCACTTGCTGCTTTTGGGCAGGGAGGACAACAAACAGGATCTAAAGGAGCATTACAGTATGTAGCTCAGCAATCCTACGGGCAGATACTTCTTATCATTCTAGGAATTGGATTGCTAGGATATGTGTTTTGGAGAATGTACCAGGTCTTTGCAAATCCTAAAGGTCTGGAAGATAATGCCAAGGGATATGCTAAGAGAGTAGCCTATTTTATTAGTGGATTAATCTATGGTGGTTTCGCTTTTTATTCATTCAAATTAGCTTTTGGAAGTAGTTCTGGAGGATCTGGATCTATGATGGGTTCACTAATGTCTGGATCTAATGGTGACACTATTGCTATAATTATTGGATTAGGAATGGCAATAAAAGCCATTTATGATCTTTACCGTGCTTACTCGAATAAGTTCAGAGAAGAAGTAGAAGAAGCAGGACTTGACCAAAAAGAACAGAAACTTTTAATAAATGCAGGGAAATTTGGTCATACCGCCAGAGGTGTGGTAATTGGCCTGATGGCATATCTTACATTAAAATCTGGCCTTGCCAGCGGTAATAAAATTAGTACCCAAACCGACGCATTCAGTTATATCCAGAACGAATTTGGTTCTATTGTGCTTGGGATAGTTGCTTTAGGCTTTGTGGGATATGGAGTTTATATGTTCATAAAAGCTAAGCATCCCGCTATCAGTGTAGCGAGTCTTAGATAA
- a CDS encoding lipid-A-disaccharide synthase N-terminal domain-containing protein — MDSWLIYTLGFIAQLLFSGRMILQWVLSEKSKRIITPIIFWHLSLLASFLLFVYGYLRDDFAIMMGQTLTYFIYIRNLQLQGQWLKIPKFFRIFLWIFPLLIVVYGFNNNEYDAAKLFRNDAIPFWLIVLGSVGHLVFTLRFIYQWVYSERKKISSLPLGFWLLSLLGSGLIMVYAIIREDPVLLAGHGFGLIMYIRNIYIQKNEVKG, encoded by the coding sequence ATGGATAGCTGGTTGATCTACACTCTTGGTTTTATCGCCCAGTTATTGTTCTCTGGCAGGATGATCTTACAATGGGTACTTTCAGAAAAAAGTAAAAGGATCATTACGCCAATTATTTTTTGGCATTTAAGTTTACTAGCCTCCTTCTTACTTTTTGTATATGGTTATTTGAGGGATGATTTTGCGATCATGATGGGCCAAACTTTAACGTATTTCATTTATATAAGAAACCTTCAGCTGCAAGGACAGTGGCTAAAGATCCCGAAATTTTTCAGGATATTTTTATGGATATTTCCACTTCTTATTGTGGTCTACGGTTTTAATAACAATGAATATGACGCCGCAAAATTATTTAGAAATGATGCTATTCCATTCTGGTTAATAGTTCTCGGTTCTGTGGGTCACCTGGTATTTACCCTAAGATTTATTTATCAGTGGGTTTATTCAGAAAGAAAGAAGATATCCTCATTACCTCTTGGATTCTGGCTGTTAAGCCTTCTGGGGTCAGGACTTATTATGGTTTATGCGATTATCAGGGAGGATCCAGTGCTGTTGGCTGGTCATGGTTTTGGCTTGATTATGTATATTAGAAATATTTATATTCAAAAGAATGAAGTTAAAGGATAA
- a CDS encoding ATP-binding cassette domain-containing protein — protein sequence MKEKTLSPWRRFVGLLKLEKKDFLQILYYALFSGLVSLSVPLGIQAIVNLMQGARISTSWIVLVILVTLGVAFVGILQLMQIRILENIQQKIFTRASFEFIYRFPKIKMDELKNFYPPELANRFFDVLTIQKGLTKVMLDFPAALTQVILGIILLSLYHPFFIIYGLLLVFLIYIVFKITAKKGLDTSIVESKHKYKIAHWIQEVARTLVSFKVSGRTNLAISRNDKMVSDYLDAREGHFQVLKLQFIQMIGFKVLVTAGLLLIGGILVLNQQMNIGQFVAAEIIILLIISSVEKMILGLESFYDVLTSLEKLGEVVDKELEDQDGEKPFSENEPLHIELDDISYQGFNGKNIINGINLKISPGDKILLKGVNGAGKSTLLRLIAGLIQPTSGEIFVNNISLKSLRLNHYRSMLGQSLSEESPFEGTLLDNITFGDKSISQQDIRWALEKTGLADFVKQQPKGLNTVIHPEGLQIPYSVSRKIILARSVVRKPSLLILNDPLDQLDPEEENKILDFIFSPENSWSVIVSSKEEKWKNYCNRILQIEQGKLVNNGV from the coding sequence ATGAAGGAGAAAACACTTTCACCCTGGAGGCGATTTGTAGGTTTGTTGAAGTTAGAAAAGAAAGACTTTTTACAGATCTTATATTATGCGCTTTTTTCAGGTTTGGTTAGCTTATCTGTACCATTGGGAATTCAGGCTATTGTGAATTTGATGCAGGGAGCTCGTATTTCTACTTCCTGGATCGTCCTAGTAATTCTGGTAACTCTTGGTGTTGCTTTCGTGGGAATACTTCAGTTAATGCAGATCAGGATTTTGGAGAATATTCAGCAGAAGATCTTTACCAGGGCTTCTTTTGAGTTCATCTATCGCTTTCCGAAGATCAAAATGGACGAATTGAAAAATTTTTATCCACCAGAACTAGCTAACAGATTCTTTGACGTTCTTACTATTCAGAAGGGATTAACCAAGGTTATGCTGGATTTCCCAGCTGCACTAACCCAGGTAATTCTTGGTATCATTTTGTTATCGCTTTACCATCCTTTCTTTATAATTTACGGACTGCTGCTGGTATTCCTGATCTATATAGTTTTTAAGATCACAGCGAAAAAAGGACTTGACACGAGTATTGTAGAATCTAAGCATAAATATAAGATCGCACACTGGATTCAGGAAGTGGCCAGGACTCTGGTTAGTTTCAAAGTTTCCGGAAGAACAAATCTGGCAATTTCCAGAAATGACAAGATGGTGAGCGATTATCTGGATGCAAGGGAAGGTCACTTCCAGGTACTTAAATTGCAATTCATACAAATGATTGGATTTAAGGTATTGGTAACTGCCGGACTTTTATTAATAGGGGGGATTCTAGTTCTTAATCAACAGATGAATATTGGACAATTCGTTGCTGCTGAAATTATTATCCTTTTAATAATCAGTTCCGTAGAAAAAATGATCCTAGGGCTGGAATCATTCTATGATGTGCTCACTTCACTCGAAAAACTGGGGGAGGTTGTAGATAAGGAGCTGGAAGACCAGGACGGAGAAAAACCATTTTCAGAAAATGAACCTTTACATATTGAACTTGATGATATTTCTTATCAAGGATTCAATGGAAAGAATATAATTAATGGAATCAATCTTAAAATAAGTCCCGGCGATAAGATCCTTCTAAAGGGAGTTAATGGTGCAGGTAAATCTACCTTGCTAAGACTTATTGCAGGTTTAATACAACCAACTTCCGGGGAGATCTTTGTAAATAATATTTCCCTGAAAAGCTTAAGATTGAATCATTACAGGTCAATGCTTGGGCAATCCCTCTCTGAAGAATCTCCATTTGAGGGGACCTTGTTAGACAATATCACCTTTGGAGATAAAAGTATTTCTCAGCAGGATATTCGTTGGGCTTTGGAGAAAACCGGTTTAGCCGATTTCGTAAAACAGCAACCCAAAGGTCTTAATACTGTTATTCATCCGGAAGGTTTACAAATCCCATATTCTGTTAGCAGAAAGATTATTCTTGCCAGAAGTGTAGTGAGAAAACCTTCCTTATTGATATTGAATGACCCCCTTGATCAATTAGATCCAGAGGAAGAGAATAAGATTCTTGATTTTATTTTCAGTCCTGAAAATTCATGGTCTGTAATTGTGAGCAGTAAGGAGGAAAAATGGAAAAATTATTGTAACCGCATTCTGCAAATTGAGCAGGGTAAATTAGTAAATAACGGAGTATAA
- a CDS encoding biotin/lipoyl-binding protein → MLNITNNSLYDKVDLGQYEAGKKVLRGSHYKYFNRFLKFFAAFLIIVVFLPWTQTVSGTGSVTTLTPEQRPQTIQSPIPGKIEKWYVNEGDFVEKGDTILFISEIKNEYFDPQLAERTGDQVNSKKRSLDSYENKISSLGSQINSLQVEKNLKLEQAQNKLRQSILKMRSDSIDLEAFKINLEIAERQFNRIQQLNEEGLKSMTDLEEKRLKLQESQAKLISQENKLLNSRNDIINAEIELNRIDAEYGDKISKARSERSTAESDLYQTEADVSKLESSFTNYQMRNDLYYIRAPQTGYINKAIKSGIGETFKEGDPLVGIMPSEYELAVETFVEPIDLPLLHKGEKVRIRFDGWPAIVFSGWPNVSYGTYGAKIVAIENFISPNGKYRVLLAQDEDDHPWPAAVRVGSGANTLALLEDVPIWYEIWRQLNGFPPNYYTPENSEKAKK, encoded by the coding sequence ATGCTGAATATAACCAATAATTCATTATACGATAAGGTTGATTTAGGGCAATACGAGGCAGGTAAAAAGGTGCTTAGAGGATCACATTATAAGTACTTTAACCGCTTTCTTAAATTTTTCGCAGCCTTTTTGATCATTGTGGTGTTTCTACCCTGGACGCAAACGGTATCGGGAACGGGTTCTGTTACGACACTTACTCCGGAACAACGGCCACAAACCATTCAATCTCCTATCCCTGGGAAAATTGAAAAATGGTATGTAAATGAAGGAGATTTCGTTGAAAAGGGAGATACTATCCTTTTCATCTCAGAAATCAAAAATGAATATTTTGATCCACAACTGGCAGAGAGGACGGGCGACCAGGTGAATTCAAAGAAGAGGTCTCTGGATTCCTATGAAAATAAGATAAGCTCTCTGGGTAGCCAGATAAATTCATTGCAGGTAGAGAAAAATCTTAAACTTGAGCAGGCTCAAAACAAACTAAGGCAAAGCATTTTGAAAATGCGAAGTGATAGCATAGACCTGGAAGCATTTAAGATCAATCTGGAAATTGCTGAAAGACAATTTAATCGTATTCAACAGCTTAATGAAGAAGGCTTGAAGTCTATGACCGACCTTGAAGAAAAGAGGTTGAAATTGCAGGAATCCCAGGCGAAACTTATCTCTCAGGAAAACAAACTCCTGAACAGCCGTAACGATATTATCAATGCTGAAATTGAATTGAACAGGATAGATGCAGAATATGGTGATAAGATCTCCAAAGCAAGAAGTGAAAGGTCCACGGCAGAAAGTGACCTATACCAAACTGAAGCTGATGTTTCAAAACTGGAGAGTTCTTTCACGAATTATCAGATGCGAAATGATCTTTATTACATAAGGGCACCGCAAACCGGCTATATAAATAAAGCCATAAAATCTGGAATAGGGGAGACCTTTAAAGAAGGAGATCCACTTGTGGGCATCATGCCTTCAGAGTATGAACTGGCAGTAGAGACTTTTGTTGAGCCTATAGACCTACCCTTACTGCATAAAGGTGAAAAAGTAAGGATCAGGTTTGATGGTTGGCCCGCGATCGTTTTCAGCGGCTGGCCGAATGTTTCTTACGGTACCTATGGTGCTAAAATTGTGGCTATCGAAAATTTTATTAGTCCAAATGGTAAATACAGGGTTCTGCTTGCTCAGGATGAAGATGATCACCCATGGCCAGCGGCGGTTAGGGTAGGTTCTGGTGCGAATACTTTAGCTTTACTGGAAGATGTGCCTATCTGGTATGAAATATGGCGACAATTGAATGGTTTCCCGCCAAATTATTATACTCCTGAAAATAGCGAAAAAGCAAAGAAATGA
- a CDS encoding glycosyltransferase family 39 protein, protein MKLKDNYLLLLVLVCLAIFFVNLDAIFVNIMEARNFATAREMLNLDHWIFTTLNNEPRYEKPPLPTWLTAISMFLFGMKSLFALRLPAAIMGSISVIFIYKLGLKFTANRRYAFISGLIAATSFYILYSGRDGQWDIHTHAWMIMAIYGIYKLFTEETSKYSNAIISGILIGCSFLSKGPVSMYALLLPFLIAFGVVFKYRDFKKNWFPVVLMLVMATIVSASWSLYVYYFDTQAVAKITDRETGRWLDYNVRPFYYYWSFVIQSGIWTIPAFVSLLYPYLKNRVFNKPGYKFTLWWTLGSVVLLSIIPEKKSRYLLPVLIPLALNTAFYIEYLFRRFDMLPKKEKWVVYFNFGLIAFIGLLFPIAGFIYLNELLPSIWPWFLMTSICLFGIGILMFYYLKKNKIKPVFYLSVWFIISVIFFGLPIAKKLEVNPEYKSILAVDTYREKMDIPVYEFKDFTPEIIWEYGRPIKVLWNGETYEKPSENEFLLLNTPINYDSMLETFPDYNIEKIDEIDMNPVGNTHKNRLYRDLYLIKKP, encoded by the coding sequence ATGAAGTTAAAGGATAATTATCTTCTTTTATTGGTTCTGGTATGTTTAGCGATCTTCTTCGTTAATCTTGATGCCATATTTGTGAATATCATGGAAGCCCGTAACTTTGCCACAGCGAGGGAAATGCTCAATTTAGATCACTGGATCTTCACGACCCTAAATAATGAACCCAGATATGAAAAACCTCCGCTTCCCACCTGGTTGACAGCCATTTCAATGTTTCTTTTCGGAATGAAAAGCCTTTTTGCTTTAAGGTTACCTGCGGCAATCATGGGTTCTATTTCCGTAATTTTTATTTACAAACTGGGGCTGAAGTTTACTGCTAATAGAAGATACGCCTTTATTTCAGGCCTAATTGCGGCAACTTCCTTCTATATTTTATATTCCGGAAGGGATGGGCAGTGGGATATTCATACTCATGCATGGATGATAATGGCCATTTATGGGATCTATAAATTATTTACAGAAGAAACTTCTAAATACAGTAATGCCATAATATCTGGGATTCTAATTGGTTGTTCGTTTCTAAGCAAGGGACCGGTTTCCATGTACGCCCTTTTGTTACCGTTTTTGATAGCTTTTGGAGTAGTATTTAAGTATAGAGATTTTAAAAAGAACTGGTTTCCGGTGGTCTTAATGTTGGTGATGGCTACCATTGTTTCCGCTTCCTGGAGCCTATATGTATATTATTTTGATACGCAGGCCGTCGCAAAGATAACAGATAGAGAAACCGGGCGTTGGTTGGATTATAATGTAAGGCCATTTTATTATTACTGGAGTTTTGTGATACAAAGCGGAATCTGGACCATCCCTGCATTCGTAAGTCTTTTATATCCCTATTTGAAGAATCGCGTTTTCAACAAACCTGGTTATAAATTCACATTGTGGTGGACTCTGGGATCGGTAGTACTATTGTCTATTATTCCAGAAAAGAAATCACGATACCTGTTACCGGTTCTTATTCCGTTGGCGCTGAATACCGCCTTTTATATAGAATATCTTTTCAGAAGATTTGATATGCTTCCGAAAAAAGAAAAGTGGGTGGTTTATTTCAATTTCGGTCTCATCGCGTTCATAGGCTTATTGTTCCCAATCGCGGGATTCATTTATCTTAATGAACTTCTACCGAGTATCTGGCCGTGGTTCTTAATGACCTCAATTTGTCTTTTTGGAATTGGGATTTTGATGTTTTATTACCTTAAAAAGAATAAAATAAAACCAGTATTTTATTTATCTGTATGGTTCATTATTAGTGTTATTTTCTTTGGTTTACCAATTGCCAAAAAGTTAGAAGTTAACCCTGAATATAAAAGTATCCTGGCAGTTGACACTTACAGGGAGAAAATGGATATTCCTGTTTATGAATTTAAGGATTTTACTCCAGAGATCATATGGGAATATGGCAGGCCTATTAAAGTTCTATGGAATGGCGAAACCTATGAAAAGCCTTCTGAAAATGAATTCCTGTTATTGAATACTCCTATAAATTATGATTCCATGCTTGAAACTTTCCCGGATTATAATATTGAAAAAATAGATGAAATAGATATGAATCCGGTGGGAAACACCCATAAGAACAGATTGTATAGAGACTTATATTTAATAAAGAAGCCCTAG
- the mgrA gene encoding L-glyceraldehyde 3-phosphate reductase yields the protein MEYKASNKRYDNMQYRRCGKSGIKLPLLSLGLWHNFGDHDNFENAREILRTAFDNGITHFDLANNYGPPYGSAEKNFGKIYKEDFKKYRDELIISTKAGWDMWPGPYGNFGSRKYLIASLDQSLERMGLDYVDIFYHHRPDPETSLEETMGALDQIVRQGKALYVGISQYNAEDTARAAKILKDLGTPFLIHQPRYNMMDRWVEDGLLDTLESIGVGSIVFSPLEQGILTSKYLHGIPEGSRAAKEGSYLDKSQITDKVVDQIQNLNELADSRGQSLAQMAVAWLLKDSRVTSVLVGVSKVSQLEDNIDALKNINFNNDELQKIDTILGY from the coding sequence ATGGAATATAAGGCTTCAAATAAAAGATATGATAATATGCAATATAGACGCTGTGGCAAAAGCGGAATCAAACTTCCACTTCTATCACTGGGTCTATGGCATAATTTCGGCGACCATGATAATTTTGAGAATGCTAGAGAAATTCTCAGGACCGCTTTTGATAATGGAATCACTCATTTTGACCTTGCTAATAATTATGGCCCACCTTACGGCTCTGCAGAAAAGAACTTTGGAAAGATCTATAAAGAAGATTTTAAAAAATACAGAGATGAATTAATTATATCTACTAAAGCGGGATGGGATATGTGGCCCGGCCCGTATGGTAATTTCGGTTCCAGGAAATATCTTATTGCCAGCCTGGATCAATCCTTGGAAAGAATGGGACTGGATTATGTAGATATCTTCTACCATCATAGACCAGATCCAGAAACTTCATTAGAAGAAACAATGGGAGCGCTGGACCAGATCGTAAGACAGGGGAAAGCTCTTTACGTTGGCATATCACAATATAATGCTGAAGATACGGCTAGAGCCGCAAAAATTCTAAAAGATTTAGGAACTCCATTTCTTATTCATCAACCAAGATATAATATGATGGACCGCTGGGTGGAAGATGGTTTATTAGACACACTTGAATCTATAGGTGTGGGAAGTATCGTTTTTTCTCCCCTTGAACAGGGTATACTTACTTCTAAGTATTTACATGGAATTCCAGAAGGGTCCCGTGCAGCAAAAGAAGGAAGTTACCTGGATAAATCACAAATCACAGATAAGGTAGTGGACCAGATACAGAATTTGAACGAGCTTGCAGATTCAAGAGGTCAGAGTCTTGCGCAAATGGCCGTTGCCTGGTTATTGAAAGATTCAAGGGTAACCTCTGTTCTTGTTGGAGTAAGTAAAGTTTCTCAGTTAGAAGATAATATTGACGCTTTAAAGAACATCAATTTCAATAATGATGAATTACAGAAAATAGATACAATCCTGGGCTATTAA
- a CDS encoding TetR/AcrR family transcriptional regulator: MKHLLQDIKISVSDRIYLKDPESTALGKRIVEQGILLIDEIGFENFTFRKLGKEINSNESSIYRYFENKHKFLVYITSWFWGWKEFQLVFATNNIADNGEKLIKAIEVITKPVEEDSRFGHINEVALSNIIVNESSKSYLTKEVDEENLEGYFSIYKRLVRRLSEMLTAVNKDYLYPSSLASTIIDGTLHQHFLREHFKSITDCNDSITPTEYFKDMVNNLIKN; this comes from the coding sequence ATGAAACATCTTCTTCAGGATATTAAAATATCAGTAAGCGATAGAATATACCTTAAAGATCCTGAATCCACGGCTCTTGGGAAAAGGATCGTAGAACAGGGAATTTTACTCATCGATGAAATTGGGTTTGAGAACTTTACCTTTAGGAAATTGGGTAAGGAAATCAATTCTAATGAAAGTTCGATCTACCGGTACTTTGAGAATAAACATAAATTCCTTGTTTATATAACTTCCTGGTTTTGGGGATGGAAAGAATTTCAATTAGTATTTGCGACCAATAACATCGCCGACAATGGGGAAAAGCTGATTAAAGCCATAGAGGTGATCACAAAGCCGGTAGAAGAAGACTCGAGATTTGGTCATATCAATGAAGTGGCATTGAGCAATATTATCGTAAATGAATCTTCAAAATCCTATTTAACCAAAGAGGTTGATGAGGAAAATTTAGAAGGCTACTTTTCAATTTATAAGCGTTTGGTGAGAAGACTTTCAGAGATGCTCACTGCCGTAAATAAGGATTATCTGTACCCGTCAAGCCTGGCGAGTACCATCATCGACGGCACTCTACATCAACATTTTCTTAGGGAACATTTCAAATCTATTACAGATTGTAATGACAGCATAACACCTACAGAATATTTCAAGGATATGGTAAATAATCTAATAAAAAATTAA
- a CDS encoding type I phosphomannose isomerase catalytic subunit translates to MINYPIRFVPILQDKIWGGRKLRDILNKQTIRESVGESWEISGVDGNISIVESGPEKGTRLTDLISKYKGELVGKGIYSKFGNDFPLLIKFIDAKTDLSVQLHPNDELAKQRHNSFGKTEMWYVMQADEGSRLNIGFKKDLDKREYLDHLEKGKITELLNFEEVEKGDSFFINTGKVHAIGGGILLAEIQQTSDITYRIYDWNREDSEGQSRELHTALALDAIDFRRKDDYHLTYEKEINRSSEIVSCEYFSTNFLPVKGEIEMDYSWLDSFVVYMCVEGNAQIIVDHYNEKIEKGQSLLIPASTNKLHIKAKNAELLEIYIK, encoded by the coding sequence ATGATCAATTACCCAATCAGGTTTGTACCAATTCTGCAAGATAAGATATGGGGAGGCCGTAAGCTTAGAGATATACTCAATAAACAAACGATTAGAGAAAGCGTTGGTGAAAGCTGGGAGATATCTGGTGTCGACGGCAATATATCCATTGTTGAAAGCGGACCTGAAAAAGGAACTAGATTAACCGATTTAATTTCTAAGTATAAGGGTGAGTTAGTAGGAAAGGGGATATATTCTAAATTTGGGAATGATTTTCCTCTTCTTATTAAGTTTATTGATGCCAAGACCGATTTATCTGTGCAATTGCATCCTAATGACGAATTAGCAAAACAAAGACATAATTCCTTCGGGAAGACAGAAATGTGGTATGTGATGCAGGCTGATGAAGGTTCCAGGTTGAATATAGGCTTCAAAAAGGACCTCGATAAAAGGGAATATTTGGATCATCTTGAAAAAGGGAAGATAACCGAACTTCTAAATTTCGAGGAAGTTGAAAAAGGCGATTCCTTTTTTATCAATACAGGAAAGGTGCATGCTATAGGTGGTGGAATTCTACTTGCAGAAATTCAGCAAACTTCAGATATAACCTACAGGATCTATGACTGGAACCGGGAAGATTCAGAAGGGCAAAGCCGGGAGCTGCATACTGCTTTAGCATTGGATGCAATAGATTTCAGAAGAAAGGATGATTATCATTTAACCTATGAGAAGGAGATCAACAGATCGTCAGAGATAGTTTCCTGTGAATATTTTAGTACTAATTTCCTGCCCGTAAAAGGAGAAATAGAAATGGATTATTCCTGGCTCGATTCATTTGTTGTTTATATGTGTGTTGAAGGTAATGCTCAAATAATCGTTGATCATTATAATGAAAAGATTGAAAAAGGGCAGAGCCTTTTGATTCCTGCTTCCACGAACAAACTTCATATTAAGGCGAAGAATGCAGAATTGCTGGAAATTTACATTAAATAA